From the Pseudomonas sp. VD-NE ins genome, the window CCCAGAACCCGATCGAGCAGGAAGGCACTTACCCGCTGCCGGAAGCGCAGCTCGACCGTTTCCTCATGCACGTGAAAATCGGTTTCCCGGATGCCGCCGTCGAGCGCCGCATCCTCCAGCAGGCCCGTGGCGAAGCGTTGAACGGTGAAACCAAGCCTGAACGCCGCGTCAGCCAGCAGGCGATCTTCGCCGCGCGCAAGGAAATCCTCGGTCTGTACATGGCCGACGCCGTGGAGGAATACCTCGTGCAACTGGTCATGGCCACGCGCAACCCGGCCAAGTTCGACCCGGAAATGGCCGAGTGGATCGCCTACGGCGCCAGCCCGCGTGGCTCGATTGCCCTCGACCGCTGTGCCCGCGCTCACGCCTGGCTGGCCGGTCGCGACTTCGTCAGCCCGGAAGACATCCAAGCGGTGCTGTTCGATGTGTTGCGTCACCGCATCATTTTGTCGTTTGAAGCCGAAGCCGCCGGCATTGATCAGGATCGGGTGGTGCAGCGGATTCTCGACGTCGTAGCCGTCGCTTGACCCCCATGAACGCCCCCCTGCCGTCCGAACCGGGTATCCGCGTCAGTCTCGCCGAGCTGATCGAGATGCGTCACCGCGTGCGTGAAGTGCAGCTGTTTTCCACGCCGAGTCAGCGCAGCCCGCTGATCGGCCTGCATCACTCGAAATTCCGTGGTCGTGGTGTCGACTTCGATCAGGTGCGGGTCTATCAGGCCGGCGACGACGTGCGCACCATCGACTGGCGCGTGACGGCGCGCACGCAAGAGCCGCACACCAAGCTGTTCCATGAAGAACGCGAGCGGCCGATCTTCATCATGGTCGAGCAAAGCACGCGGTTGTTTTTCGGTTCCGGGCTGATGTTCAAATCGGTGCTGGCTGCGCAAGTAGCGGCGCTGATCGGTTGGGCCGCGCTGGGTCATAACGACCGCGTCGGCGGGCTGGTGTTCGGCGACAACGAGCACTACGAAATCAAACCACGGCGCAGCAAGCAGAGCCTGCTGCAATTGCTCAACCGTCTGGTCAAGGTCAATCAGTCGCTGCACAGCGAGCGTGAGCCGGATCGCGATGCGTTCGGCGTGGCCCTGCGCCGTGCCCGTGAAGTGTTGCGCCCCGGCAGCCTGGCCATCGTGATCTGCGACGAACGTGCGCTGTCCGACAGCGCCGAACAACAGCTCAGCCTCTTATCGCGTCATTGCGACCTGTTGATGTTGCCGATTTCCGATCCGCTGGATCACGCCCTCCCCGCTGCCGGCCTGCTCAGATTCGCGCAGCGCGGTGCGCAACTGGAACTCGACACGTTGAACTTTGAGCTGCGCCAGACCTATCGCGCCCAGGCCGAAGCACGCATCGCCCGCTGGGAATTGCTCGCGCAAAAGCTGCGGGTACTGCTGATGCCGCTGAGCACACAGAGTGAAATGGTCGAGCAGATGCGCGAATTCCTCAATCCGCAGCGTCCGGGGAAAGGTCGATGAACGGCCTCGAACAACTGCAACCGCTGATCTCGCCGCCACCGATTGCCTTCTGGCCGCCGGCACCGGGTTGGTGGCTGCTGCTTCTGTTGTTGCCGCTGCTGGGATTCGCCGTGTGGCGCCTGCGCCGTTTTATTCCACTGAAGAAACGCCCGATCGTGCGTGCTGAACAGCCGCTCGATCCGGTGCGCATCGCCGCCCTCGCTGAACTGGCACAAATGCCCAAACCTTACGACGGTGCCCCGGCCGGCGCCTGGTTGCAGCAACTCAACGGCCTGCTCAAACGCCTGTGCCGCAACCACTATCCCTACAGTCAGAGCCACACCCTCAACGGGCGTAAATGGCTGGCCTTTCTCGATAACCGCTGCCCGGCCGCCGGCTTGACGCGCTGGATGGTGTTGGTCGAGGGCGCGTACAAACCAGAATGCAAACTCGACGACAAAGCCATCGCCGGCCTGACCCAGGCTGTCGACACGTGGATTCGAAAACATGTTTGAGTTCGCCTGGCCGTGGATCTTCGTGCTGTTGCCGCTGCCGTGGCTGATGCGCCTCGTGCTGCCAGTGGCGGACAGCGGCGAGCCAGCCTTGAAAGTCAGCTTCCTCGCCGATCTCGAAGGCCTGGCCCGCCGTCGCGCTCGCGCCAACCTGCCCGCGTGGCGTCAACAAGCGCCGTTCATGCTCTTGTGGCTGTTGCTGCTGACCGCCGCCGCCCGCCCGCAATGGCTCGGCGAACCACTGCCAATTGCTGCCAGTGGGCGTGATCTGCTGGTGGCGGTGGATGTGTCCGGCTCGATGGATTTCCCCGATATGCAGTGGCAGGACGAAGAAGTCAGTCGTCTGACGCTGGTGCAGCATCTGCTCGGTGATTTCCTCGAAAGCCGCGATGGCGATCGTGTCGGCCTGATCCTGTTTGGCAGTCAGGCATACCTGCAAGCACCACTGACTTTTGACCGCCACACGGTGCGCGTCTGGCTCGACGAAGCGCGTATCGGCATCGCCGGTAAAAACACTGCGATCGGCGATGCCATCGGTCTGGCGCTGAAACGCCTGCGCATGCGCCCGGCGCAAAGTCGCGTGCTGATTCTGGTCACTGACGGTGCCAACAACGGCGGCGAAATCGATCCGCTGACGGCAGCAAAACTGGCCGCCAGCGAAGGCGTAAAAATCTATCCGATCGGGATTGGCGCCAATCCCGAGGACAGCGGTTCGACTGGCCTGCTCGGCGTCAATCCAAGCCTGGATCTCGACGAACCGGCGCTCAAAGCCATCGCCGAAGTCACCGGCGGCCAGTATTTCCGCGCCCACGACGGCAAAGAACTGCAAGCGATCAAAGACACCCTCGACCAGCTCGAACCAGTGACCCAACAACCAACCCAGGCCCGCCCGGCCCAAGCCTTGTATCACTGGCCGCTGGCGCTGGCGTTGTGGTTGAGCCTGTTGCTGGTCGCGCGCGAATTGTGGCCGGACAACCCGCTGCAACGCCTGTTCACCAAGGAGCTGTATCTGCA encodes:
- a CDS encoding AAA family ATPase produces the protein MEHREALLALRTFLSTQILGQEKLIERLLIALLADGHMLVEGAPGLAKTKAIKELAEGIEAQFHRIQFTPDLLPADITGTEIYRPETGSFVFQQGPIFHNLVLADEINRAPAKVQSALLEAMAERQVSVGRSTYELSPLFLVMATQNPIEQEGTYPLPEAQLDRFLMHVKIGFPDAAVERRILQQARGEALNGETKPERRVSQQAIFAARKEILGLYMADAVEEYLVQLVMATRNPAKFDPEMAEWIAYGASPRGSIALDRCARAHAWLAGRDFVSPEDIQAVLFDVLRHRIILSFEAEAAGIDQDRVVQRILDVVAVA
- a CDS encoding DUF58 domain-containing protein, with translation MNAPLPSEPGIRVSLAELIEMRHRVREVQLFSTPSQRSPLIGLHHSKFRGRGVDFDQVRVYQAGDDVRTIDWRVTARTQEPHTKLFHEERERPIFIMVEQSTRLFFGSGLMFKSVLAAQVAALIGWAALGHNDRVGGLVFGDNEHYEIKPRRSKQSLLQLLNRLVKVNQSLHSEREPDRDAFGVALRRAREVLRPGSLAIVICDERALSDSAEQQLSLLSRHCDLLMLPISDPLDHALPAAGLLRFAQRGAQLELDTLNFELRQTYRAQAEARIARWELLAQKLRVLLMPLSTQSEMVEQMREFLNPQRPGKGR
- a CDS encoding DUF4381 domain-containing protein — translated: MNGLEQLQPLISPPPIAFWPPAPGWWLLLLLLPLLGFAVWRLRRFIPLKKRPIVRAEQPLDPVRIAALAELAQMPKPYDGAPAGAWLQQLNGLLKRLCRNHYPYSQSHTLNGRKWLAFLDNRCPAAGLTRWMVLVEGAYKPECKLDDKAIAGLTQAVDTWIRKHV
- a CDS encoding vWA domain-containing protein translates to MFEFAWPWIFVLLPLPWLMRLVLPVADSGEPALKVSFLADLEGLARRRARANLPAWRQQAPFMLLWLLLLTAAARPQWLGEPLPIAASGRDLLVAVDVSGSMDFPDMQWQDEEVSRLTLVQHLLGDFLESRDGDRVGLILFGSQAYLQAPLTFDRHTVRVWLDEARIGIAGKNTAIGDAIGLALKRLRMRPAQSRVLILVTDGANNGGEIDPLTAAKLAASEGVKIYPIGIGANPEDSGSTGLLGVNPSLDLDEPALKAIAEVTGGQYFRAHDGKELQAIKDTLDQLEPVTQQPTQARPAQALYHWPLALALWLSLLLVARELWPDNPLQRLFTKELYLQSPLPDWRERLKRLRLRRRR